The following nucleotide sequence is from Gammaproteobacteria bacterium.
GACACTGCCCTGTACTGCGCCGTGTTCGGGAATCTGGATCGAATCGAGCCGATGGCGGTCACGTCCGAGCTGGCCACACACTTCCTTCGGCCCGCCGTCGACAGCGGTGTGACGGCTACGGCCACGTTGATCGAGGTGACCGGTCGGCGCGCCTACGGGGAGGTGCGAATGGTCCTCGACACCAACCAGATCCTCGTCGCCCACGCGACGGGAACCTACATCCTGCCCAAATAGCCACGGGTCCTCATGGCGTACC
It contains:
- a CDS encoding hotdog fold thioesterase — protein: MNPKTINEFLRQSMPSAGDMDITCTEVDANRAVVHWEYGPRWLRPGNYISGPLLMTMADTALYCAVFGNLDRIEPMAVTSELATHFLRPAVDSGVTATATLIEVTGRRAYGEVRMVLDTNQILVAHATGTYILPK